In one Paraburkholderia azotifigens genomic region, the following are encoded:
- a CDS encoding beta strand repeat-containing protein — protein sequence MNKPCCVPWRVAGLMVCAAAPLLAGFYMSSLLANPTGAQVVSGTVSVDTPAAGQMNITQKTPNAIVNWNTFSIGSHEGVTIAQPSASAALLNRVTGNDPSVIAGRLQANGRVFLVNPAGVLFTAGSSVNVGSLIASTLNISNADFLAGNYRFVGTSVAPVSNAGTLTAGTGGTIALLGGSVSNAGTVSARLGTVVLGAGNDITLDFAGDGLTTLKINQGAANALIGNTGTLAADGGLVVMSAQTADALAGSVINQQGIVRAQSVAERNGHIVLDGGTSGIATVGGTLDATGGTGLTGGRIDVTGYNLALADGARVDASGAAGGGTVRFGGGAAGQDPAIRNANAVWMSPTASIQADALIDGPGGNVVVFSDTASRIYGSISATGGAQGGNGGLIETSGRYLDVTQAHIDASAPKGKGGTWKLDPDNIAIVAAASGTPATETPPGNGSPAIFTPAGTDSVVVNTRITDQLNLGVSVIITTVGSSPTHLALGDINIQAPIVAATPANPTSVPVLTMTALGSITDNGQQITSTSGPLDIVLNANVAGTNPFSPVSISNTSVTTHGGSLTVNAAGAGSSTVVINNSTIDTAGGALSLTGTTTQTEDVGINIFNSQLNSGAGAMTLTGIASGGGFSTGVMLDTSNLTTGSGTLAIYGSGTGPFTNGVEITGGSQIVSSNGGLIDIRGAVSGPTGGTSPNLQGDIGVLIASGDVKVTGQTGAIQIAGSTNTADPGLAIGVPPSSSGGTAMLGAALLAGPTVSTAQAGSIALRAANDGTTTSLFIGNSTLSSPGGVLSIMPATVDPNTFAIVAQNATPITLFGAGGGLSIDAATFSTFASVPTIVLGSTTQTGLITVNGVCSSASEVCVLTRPGLSNNLTLSNPGSGSQGIVLPFGLSTTGHTLALVSGGPVTDPGGIQAASLLLSGPGTFTLTDPQNDVGVLAMVNAGNVNFTDSHGFVIGPVIGQTFNTDTSQLTTLDGTHSTLTGNLIAQAATGNIGLAGPNASLSAGGSIDLVMESGLFNSASSGAIAAGNGWRIWASTWVGETRGNVQPNTAQPNFYGCAFGAGCSWGGTVPATGNHYVYIARPTVTVTADGKTRIAGAPGPVFTFTASGLINGDTAAGALTGTLTSSANRNSPPGQYPIVPDFASNVGYIVIEVPGTLTVTPLIDPVAQAGLQQFFSNQEQTFVYENNLQGTNICIGSNQPLFTTAAPGDTQDILAVEWKRVRSQPNLNSCMLLNGQHGCGDF from the coding sequence ATGAACAAACCATGCTGTGTGCCGTGGCGGGTTGCCGGCTTGATGGTCTGTGCGGCGGCGCCGTTGCTTGCCGGTTTCTACATGTCGTCGCTGCTGGCGAATCCGACGGGTGCGCAGGTGGTGTCGGGCACGGTCAGCGTCGATACGCCTGCTGCCGGGCAGATGAACATCACGCAGAAGACGCCCAACGCGATCGTCAACTGGAACACCTTCTCGATCGGTTCGCACGAAGGCGTGACGATTGCGCAGCCGTCGGCCAGCGCGGCGCTGCTCAACCGTGTGACGGGCAACGATCCGAGCGTGATCGCGGGGCGGCTGCAGGCCAATGGCAGAGTGTTTCTCGTCAACCCCGCCGGCGTGCTCTTTACTGCGGGTTCATCGGTGAATGTCGGCTCGCTGATCGCATCGACGCTCAATATTTCGAACGCCGATTTTCTTGCAGGCAACTATCGTTTCGTCGGCACGTCCGTCGCGCCCGTCAGCAACGCCGGCACGCTGACGGCGGGGACAGGAGGCACGATTGCACTGCTCGGCGGCAGCGTGAGCAATGCCGGTACGGTGAGCGCGCGCCTCGGCACGGTCGTGCTGGGTGCGGGCAACGACATCACGCTGGACTTCGCGGGCGACGGGCTGACCACACTGAAGATCAACCAGGGCGCGGCCAATGCGCTGATCGGCAACACGGGCACGCTCGCCGCAGATGGCGGGCTGGTGGTGATGAGCGCGCAGACGGCCGATGCGCTGGCGGGTTCCGTGATCAACCAGCAGGGCATCGTGCGTGCGCAAAGCGTCGCCGAGCGCAACGGGCATATCGTGCTCGACGGTGGCACGAGCGGCATCGCGACAGTCGGCGGCACGCTCGACGCAACGGGCGGCACGGGCCTGACGGGCGGCCGCATCGACGTGACGGGCTACAACCTTGCGCTCGCTGACGGTGCGCGCGTCGATGCCAGCGGTGCGGCGGGCGGCGGCACGGTGCGCTTCGGCGGCGGCGCAGCCGGGCAGGACCCGGCCATTCGCAACGCCAACGCCGTGTGGATGTCGCCGACTGCGAGCATTCAGGCCGACGCGCTGATCGATGGCCCAGGCGGAAATGTGGTCGTATTCAGCGACACGGCGAGCCGGATCTATGGCTCGATCTCGGCCACGGGCGGCGCGCAGGGCGGCAACGGCGGCCTGATCGAAACCTCGGGCCGCTATCTCGACGTTACCCAGGCGCACATCGACGCTTCCGCGCCCAAGGGGAAAGGCGGCACGTGGAAGCTCGATCCAGACAACATCGCGATCGTGGCGGCGGCCTCGGGAACACCCGCGACCGAAACGCCGCCGGGCAATGGCTCGCCTGCCATTTTCACGCCTGCGGGCACGGACAGCGTGGTGGTCAATACCAGGATCACCGACCAGTTGAATCTGGGCGTCTCCGTGATCATTACGACGGTCGGCTCGTCACCCACCCACCTGGCACTGGGCGACATCAACATTCAGGCACCGATCGTCGCAGCGACACCCGCGAACCCGACCAGCGTCCCCGTTCTGACGATGACCGCGCTGGGCTCGATCACCGATAACGGGCAACAGATCACGTCGACGTCGGGGCCACTCGATATCGTGCTCAATGCGAATGTTGCCGGCACGAATCCCTTCAGCCCTGTCTCGATCAGCAATACGAGCGTGACGACCCATGGCGGCAGCCTCACGGTCAACGCGGCCGGGGCCGGGTCGAGCACGGTCGTCATCAACAACTCGACGATCGATACCGCAGGCGGCGCGCTTTCGCTCACCGGCACGACGACGCAGACGGAAGACGTCGGCATCAATATCTTCAACAGTCAGCTCAACAGCGGCGCCGGCGCGATGACGCTGACGGGCATCGCCAGTGGCGGCGGATTCAGCACGGGCGTCATGCTCGACACTTCCAACCTGACGACGGGCAGTGGCACCTTGGCCATCTATGGCAGCGGCACCGGGCCGTTTACCAATGGCGTCGAAATCACCGGTGGCTCGCAGATCGTCTCGAGCAACGGCGGTCTGATCGATATCCGCGGCGCCGTGAGCGGACCCACGGGCGGCACGAGCCCGAATCTGCAGGGCGACATCGGCGTGCTGATCGCCAGCGGCGACGTCAAGGTAACGGGGCAAACGGGGGCGATCCAGATTGCCGGTTCGACCAATACGGCAGATCCCGGTCTCGCGATCGGCGTGCCGCCGTCCTCCAGCGGAGGAACTGCGATGCTTGGCGCGGCGCTGCTGGCCGGCCCGACGGTCTCGACAGCGCAAGCCGGTTCCATTGCGTTGCGCGCGGCGAATGATGGCACGACCACCAGCCTGTTCATCGGCAATTCGACGTTGTCGTCGCCGGGCGGCGTGTTGTCGATCATGCCGGCAACGGTCGATCCGAACACGTTCGCAATCGTGGCGCAGAACGCCACGCCAATTACGCTGTTCGGCGCGGGCGGCGGTCTGAGTATCGATGCCGCAACGTTTTCGACGTTCGCTTCGGTTCCAACCATCGTGCTGGGTTCGACCACGCAGACGGGACTGATCACCGTGAACGGTGTGTGCTCGTCGGCCAGCGAGGTCTGCGTGCTGACACGCCCGGGTCTGTCGAACAACCTCACGCTGTCCAATCCGGGATCGGGCAGTCAGGGCATCGTGCTTCCATTTGGCCTCTCGACGACCGGCCATACGCTCGCACTCGTGTCCGGCGGTCCCGTCACCGACCCTGGCGGCATCCAGGCGGCGAGCCTGCTGCTTTCGGGCCCCGGCACCTTCACGTTGACCGATCCGCAAAACGACGTCGGCGTGCTGGCGATGGTCAATGCGGGCAATGTGAACTTTACGGACTCGCACGGATTCGTCATCGGCCCCGTGATCGGCCAGACATTCAATACCGACACGAGCCAGTTGACCACGCTCGACGGCACTCACTCGACGTTGACGGGCAACCTCATTGCACAAGCCGCAACGGGCAATATCGGGCTGGCTGGTCCGAACGCCAGCCTGAGCGCAGGCGGCTCGATCGATCTGGTGATGGAAAGCGGGCTGTTCAACTCGGCGAGTTCCGGCGCGATCGCTGCCGGCAACGGATGGCGGATCTGGGCGAGCACGTGGGTGGGCGAGACGCGCGGCAACGTGCAGCCGAACACTGCACAGCCGAACTTCTATGGCTGCGCGTTCGGAGCGGGCTGCAGTTGGGGCGGCACGGTGCCCGCCACAGGCAATCACTACGTCTATATCGCAAGGCCGACCGTGACGGTGACCGCCGATGGCAAGACGCGCATTGCAGGCGCACCCGGTCCCGTCTTCACGTTCACCGCCAGCGGACTGATCAACGGCGACACCGCCGCCGGCGCGCTGACGGGCACGCTGACGTCATCCGCCAACCGCAATTCTCCGCCTGGGCAGTACCCGATCGTTCCGGATTTCGCGTCGAACGTCGGCTATATCGTGATCGAAGTGCCGGGCACGCTGACCGTGACACCGTTGATCGACCCTGTTGCCCAAGCCGGCCTGCAACAGTTCTTTAGCAACCAGGAGCAAACCTTCGTCTACGAGAACAACCTGCAAGGCACCAACATCTGTATCGGTTCGAATCAACCGCTCTTCACCACCGCGGCGCCGGGCGACACGCAGGACATCCTTGCTGTCGAATGGAAGCGCGTGCGTTCGCAACCGAATCTGAACAGTTGCATGTTGCTGAACGGTCAACACGGGTGCGGTGACTTCTAG
- a CDS encoding PP2C family protein-serine/threonine phosphatase produces MQLATASLSDRGGRQRNEDAVGYWSSERLYYCVVADGAGGHGGGDTASTIVVDSVLADLRYLTVAELPPTGERLVSAIRHANANILEEQARGDDAVKDMRSTVVLLAIDCELRTAAWAHCGDSRLYCFRDGQISVQTRDHSLVQDMVDARLIQPGDVRRHPRRNLLLAALGTPGELAIDGSDGKFGLLDRDAFLLCSDGLWEYVDETCMRDALDEAATPDAWLGALAARVRVTAPASHDNFSAMAVWIVDPEDSQPTVRQVAPS; encoded by the coding sequence GTGCAACTTGCCACAGCAAGCCTGAGCGATCGTGGCGGCCGGCAGCGCAACGAGGACGCAGTCGGATACTGGTCGAGCGAACGTCTTTACTATTGCGTGGTCGCCGACGGCGCGGGCGGACACGGCGGCGGCGATACGGCATCGACGATCGTCGTCGACAGCGTCCTCGCGGATCTTCGCTATCTGACCGTCGCCGAGTTGCCCCCGACGGGCGAGCGGCTCGTCAGTGCAATCCGCCACGCGAACGCGAACATTCTGGAAGAGCAGGCACGCGGCGACGACGCAGTGAAAGACATGCGCTCGACCGTCGTGCTGCTCGCGATCGACTGCGAACTGCGCACGGCGGCGTGGGCCCACTGCGGCGATTCGCGACTCTACTGTTTTCGTGACGGACAGATCAGCGTGCAGACGCGCGACCATAGCCTCGTTCAGGATATGGTCGACGCGCGTCTGATCCAACCCGGCGACGTGCGCCGGCATCCGCGGCGCAACCTGCTGCTCGCCGCGCTGGGCACGCCCGGCGAGCTGGCCATCGATGGCTCCGACGGCAAGTTCGGTCTGCTCGATCGTGATGCGTTCCTGCTTTGCAGCGATGGACTGTGGGAATACGTCGACGAAACATGTATGCGCGACGCACTTGACGAAGCCGCAACACCCGATGCATGGCTTGGCGCACTCGCTGCGCGCGTGCGCGTCACCGCACCGGCCAGCCACGACAACTTCAGCGCGATGGCGGTATGGATCGTCGATCCGGAAGACTCGCAGCCGACGGTGCGGCAAGTCGCGCCTTCCTGA